In Phlebotomus papatasi isolate M1 chromosome 1, Ppap_2.1, whole genome shotgun sequence, the following proteins share a genomic window:
- the LOC129798761 gene encoding protein prenyltransferase alpha subunit repeat-containing protein 1 produces the protein MDYSSNALCERIISEIEVVFARDPNLATFEVIPMPSNQNKSPVIHVDHNFGLESWCVKHIYDYCHRVILESRSSRHPSIASVKYLNVAILINPDVAMFWNMRRHLVRQCKLKTDREFHFSALVLSKKPKSSEAFAYRRWLYSFESRESIDLAFEISLCERCADRNSSNYHAWSHRLWVLDQEPRFLHFEIYLTEKFIRRHISDYSAFHHRVVVLRKLLQVGEIESEENSDYSSLCDLIDCLLGPGVAVGKTPSELLVVLIPNAPATTSLTWSDNKQFKSLLHCLNLAAYDLQLTEELRETFGEREGFELHRRAIVQFMVESCRLFDGCFAGDPEGVNSSINNCHLPPATKTSRRENQFLDTLRLREAQRSEATRKWCQLFLDLPCDG, from the exons ATGGATTATAGTTCCAATGCGCTTTGTGAGAGGATTATCAGCGAGATTGAAGTGGTTTTTGCCAGAGATCCCAACCT GGCCACCTTTGAGGTCATACCGATGCCTTCAAATCAAAACAAGTCCCCAGTCATCCACGTGGACCATAATTTTGGCCTCGAGTCATGGTGTGTGAAGCACATCTATGATTACTGCCATCGAGTAATACTTGAGTCCAGGAGTTCGAGGCATCCAAGCATTGCTTCTGTGAAGTACCTGAATGTAGCTATCCTGATCAATCCTGATGTTGCTATGTTCTGGAATATGCGTCGCCATTTAGTGCGCCAGTGCAAATTGAAGACGGACCGAGAATTTCACTTTTCTGCCCTCGTTCTCTCCAAGAAACCTAAGTCCAGCGAAGCCTTTGCGTACCGGAGGTGGCTGTATTCGTTTGAGA GTAGAGAATCGATAGATTTGGCGTTTGAGATTAGCCTCTGTGAGCGCTGTGCGGATCGAAACTCGAGCAACTACCATGCTTGGAGCCATCGACTTTGGGTTTTGGATCAGGAGCCGCGTTTCCTGCACTTTGAGATTTATCTCACAGAGAAGTTCATCCGGCGTCATATCAGTGACTACAGTGCCTTCCACCATCGTGTGGTGGTGCTGCGAAAGCTACTGCAAGTAGGTGAGATAGAGAGCGAGGAGAACAGCGACTACTCGTCCCTCTGTGACCTGATCGACTGtcttctgggaccaggagtggcTGTAGGCAAAACACCTAGCGAATTGCTTGTTGTATTGATTCCCAATGCTCCAGCTACAACAAGTCTTACCTGGAGTGACAATAAGCAGTTCAAGTCCCTTCTGCATTGCCTCAATCTGGCGGCATACGATTTGCAACTAACGGAAGAGTTGCGCGAGACATTTGGGGAGCGAGAGGGTTTTGAGTTGCATCGGAGGGCCATTGTGCAGTTCATGGTGGAGTCTTGCAGGCTGTTTGATGGTTGTTTTGCTGGGGACCCAGAGGGAGTCAATAGTAGCATTAACAATTGCCATTTGCCACCAGCCACAAAAACTTCTCGACGTGAAAATCAGTTCCTGGACACCCTTCGGCTGAGGGAGGCTCAACGAAGTGAAGCCACTCGGAAGTGGTGTCAACTTTTCTTAGACTTGCCCTGTGATGGTTGA
- the LOC129798769 gene encoding myotrophin-like, whose product MSEFVWAVKNGDLYQVKDFIEKKGVDVNKDIDGRRPIHFAADYGQTEVLEYLITKGADVNARDKHGISALLAAIWEGHTSCVKTLLRQGASKEGSAPDGTSYRDAAEKPEIKELLS is encoded by the exons ATGTCGGAATTCGTGTGGGCGGTGAAGAATGGAGACTTGTATCAAGTGAAAGATTTTATAGAGAAGAAG GGTGTGGACGTCAACAAAGATATTGATGGTCGGCGCCCCATTCACTTTGCTGCCGACTATGGACAGACGGAAGTGCTGGAATACTTGATTACGAAAGGGGCTGATGTCAAC GCTCGTGATAAGCATGGTATTTCTGCCCTATTGGCGGCAATCTGGGAGGGACACACGAGCTGCGTGAAAACACTCTTGAGACAAGGTGCCAGCAAAGAAGGTTCCGCTCCTGATGGCACAAGTTACCGGGATGCAGCTGAGAAGCCAGAAATTAAAGAACTACTCTCCTAA